GGTAGATCGTCGGCTTTCCGACCCCTGACCTCGCGGCCACCGCTTCGATCGACAGGCGCCCGAAGCCGTCATTCATGAGGATTTCATGCGCCACCGACAAGGCCCGCTTCCTTGCGGTCTTGCTGGGCGGGCGCCCGCGCGGTTTCCTGGGGTTCGGTTGATCTTGACTCATTATGTAACGTGACGTAACGTAATTAATGTAGATACGCAAGGACACCCCATGTCTTCGATCACGACAGTCATACCCCATATCATCGCAAGGGATGCCAAGGCCGCCATCGCATTCTACATCGCGGCCTTCGGCGCGACCGAGATATTTCGCATGACCGATCCCTCCGATGGCAGGATCGGTCACGCGGAACTGAAATTCGGCGACAGCACCATCATGCTCGCCGACGAGTATCCCGATTTCGGCGCGCTCGGCCCCGACACGATCGGCGGCTCGCCGGTGACGCTGCACCTGTCGACGACAGCGGTCGATGCCGACCTCGCCCGCGCCGTCGAGGCCGGCGCGACGATCCTGCGCGCCGCCACCGACCAGAGCTTCGGCGAGCGCAACGCGATGGTGCAGGACCCGTTCGGCCACCGGTGGAGACTGTCGCAAACCATCGAGCAACTGCACCCCGACGAGATGCAGCGGCGCTGGGACGAAGAAGCCGCCTCATGAGCAGCGGGTGGCCGCCAGCCGCTCGAAGAGCCGGGCAACGGCTTCGGCACCGGGATCGACATTGCCGCTGAGCTGAGCGGCAGTCACATAGGACGCCCGCCCGGCATTCGCCGTCAACATCCGCGCGGTCGACATGGCACCGGTTCTCGCATGCGAGGCGGCTGCCTGCAGCCCGTCCCGAAGGCCCTCCAGGGCGGGTGCCAGGGCGTCGATCATGGTACGATCGCCAGGATCACGCCCGACGAGCCCCCCATCGTCTGGCTCAATTCGCGGCTGATCGCGGGCAGCAACTGCCCGAGATCGGCCAAGGGCAAATCGTCCAGGCGATCCAGCAACGTGATCTTCACCCGCATAGACTTCTTCCATGATCTTGCCGGTTCCTGAAAACCAGGCATCACAAGGATCACGTTGGATTACCCCGCATTCATACGGCCAAAGGTGCGACAGGCCAGATTTGCGCATTGCACGTCTTCGTCGCTGCTGGCGCCGCTCACCCCGATGCCGCCGATGACGGCCCCAACGGATGTCGTGATCGGCAAACCGCCCGTAATGGCCACGAAACACAACCACGATCCATACGCAGATGATCCTCGTCAGGGATACGCGCCCGGGCCTGTATGAAACGCCCCGGAACCTGCCAAACGCCCGTTTCCCGCTGCGACAGTAGCTTTTCGAGGAAAACGAGTCCATCGCACCCGGATTTGGTTCGCGGGGTTGCCTCACCTCGATGCGGCCAGTATGCGAGGCCGGAACGAAAGGTGAATACATGCGCAGACACAGCTTCGAGCGCGATGGCGTGGTCTTTTCATTCCTCGACGCCGGCGGTGACGGCAAGCCGTTGCTCGCGCTTCATGGCCACTGGATGGGGGCGTCCGACTTTACGGAGGTTGCCGACGATCTTTCGCCCGAATGGCGCGTGATCGCACTCGACCAGCGCGGCTTTGGCGAAACCGACCACGGGGCCGCGCACCACATGGCCGCCTATGTCGGCGATGCGGTCGCGCTGCTGGCGCATCTTGCCATCGCCGCGCCGGTTCCGGTCCTGGGTCATTCCTTTGGCGGTATCGTCGCCTATCATCTGGCGGCCGCGCACCCGGAGCGGGTTTCCGCGATGATCATCGAAGATATCGGGGTGAACATCCAGGATGATTCCACACCCTTCGTCACCCATTGGAGCGGAACCTTCCGGCTGCGCGAAACATTGGAGGACCGGCTTGGCCCGCGACTGGCGCCCTATCTGCAGCGTTCCATCCGCCGCACAAAGGACGGCTGGACACTCAATTTCGATCCGGCCGAATTCCTGCTGTCGGAGCAGGCAACCAACGGCGACCACTGGAACGTCTGGCTGCAAAGCCGCTGCCCCGCCCTGGTCCTGTCCGGCAGCGAAAGCCGTGTCTGCGACCGGGCAGAGCTGCAAGCCATGGCGGAAAGGCGCGACGGCACCGAGTTCGCCCGGCTGGAGGCCGGTCACTCGATCCATATCGACGCGCGCCCGGAATTCGTGGAACGCTTGCGGCAGTTTCTGGACAAGCAGCATCCGTGAACGGCCGGCATCATTCGCCGAGCCGGCCGTGTCACCGCCCTATCCGGGTTGCCCCGTGTCGGCCCTATTGCGGTTCGGGCACCAGGATCTCGCGTTTGCCGACATGGTTGGCGGCTGACACCAGCCCCTGCTCCTCCATCTGCTCGACCAGGCGGGCGGCCTTGTTGTAGCCGATCGCCAGCTTGCGCTGGATGTAGGAGGTCGAGCATTTGCGGTCGTTGATCACCACCTGCACCGCCTGATCATAGAGCGCGTCCTCGCCATTGGTGTTGCCGCCCAGCCCCAGCACCAGGTCGATATCGTCGGCCTTTTCGTCATCGGGGCCGTCCAGCACCGTGCCGACATATTCCGGCGGGCCAAAGCTCTTGAGATGGCTGACCACCTCCTCGACCTCTTCGTCGGACACAAACGGCCCGTGGCAGCGGGTGATCTTGGCCCCGCCCGCCATGTAGAGCATGTCGCCCATGCCCAGAAGCTGTTCGGCGCCCATTTCGCCGAGGATGGTCCGGCTGTCCACCTTGGACGTCACCTGGAACGAGATCCGGGTCGGGAAGTTGGCCTTGATGGTGCCGGTGATCACGTCGACCGAGGGCCGCTGCGTGGCCATGATCAGGTGGATGCCCGATGCCCGCGCCATCTGCGCGAGACGCTGGATGCAGGCCTCGATTTCCTTGCCCGCGACCATCATCAGGTCGGCCATCTCGTCCACGATCACCACGATATAGGGCAGTTTCTCGGGGGCGAATTCCTCGGTCTCGAACACCGGTTCGCCGGTTTCGTCGTCGAACCCGGTCTGCACCGTGCGCGAGAACATTTCGTTCTTGGACAGTGCATCCTTTACCCGGCCGTTATAGCCGGCGATGTTGCGCACGCCCATCTTCGACATCTTGCGATAGCGGTCCTCCATCTCGCCCACGACCCATTTGAGCGCCACGACCGCCTTTTTCGGATCGGTCACCACCGGCGACAGAAGGTGCGGAATACCGTCATAGACCGACAGTTCCAGCATCTTGGGGTCGATCATGATCAGCCGGCATTCCTCGGGCGTCAGCTTGTAGAGCAGCGACAGGATCATGGTGTTGATGGCGACGGATTTGCCCGAACCGGTGGTCCCCGCGATCAGCAGGTGCGGCATCTTGGCCAGGTTGGCCACCACCGGGTCGCCCCCGATATCCTTGCCCAGCGCCAACGGCAGGCTGCGGTTGCCGTCGCCGAATTCGCGGCTGGCGAGTATCTCGCGCAGCACGACCTTTTCCCGGTTCTCGTTCGGCAGTTCGATCCCGATCACCGACCGGCCGGGAACGGTGGACACACGCGCCGACAGCGCCGACATCGACCGGGCGATGTCGTCGGCCAGACCGATCACGCGCGACGCCTTCAGGCCCGGCGCGGGTTCCAGTTCATACATGGTCACGACCGGGCCGGGGCGGACGCTGACGATCTCGCCCTTGACGCCATAGTCGTCCAGCACGCTTTCCAGCATCCGGGCGTTTTCCTCCAGCGCCTCGTCCGACAGCAGATGGCGCTGGATGCTGACCGGGTTGGTCAGCAGGCTGAGCGGCGGCAGTTCAAACGCCTCGCCCGTTTCGTCAAAGGCCAGGCCCGGCTGTGCCTCGGAGATCGCGCGGGTGGACAGCGCCGCCGTCTTGCGCGGCGGGTTCATCACGACCGTGCGCGGCCCCGCGACCGGGATCGGCATCGGGTCGGGTTCGGGCTCGGACAATGGCAGCGCATCATCCTGCACCGATACCCGCGGCTGCGGATCGCTGGAAGGTTCGCCGGGAAGATCGCCGGAAAGATCACCGGGAGGATCGCTGGGCGGCGCGCTGGGCGCATCGACGGGGGCTGTCGCCTCTTGCGGCTCGGCACCGGCATAGACCGGCGGTTCGACCCGCGCCCGGCCCGCCGAAGGATCCAGAACCAGCGGTTCGGGCCGCCGCCCTCGCCCCTTGGTCAGGGGCAGCGCCGGATCCGGTTCGGGTTCGCCCTTGCGGGCGCGAATCGCGTTGGCGATCCGGTCGCGGATGCGGTCGCCGCTGGGCTCGTCGATCTCGACCGTGAATTCGGGTTCGATCAGTTCGGGCTCGGGCATGGTTTCGGGCCGGCGGATGAAGGACGGCACCTTGGCCAGGACCGAGGGCGCCGACGGGTCGGACCAGTCCGGCAGATCGTCCTCGTCCCCGGCCATGTCCCCGGCTTCGGCGGCACGGCGTTCGGCCCGCGCGGCGTGATGGTCGCGGGCCGCCTGCGCCGCCTGCGCGGCGCCACGGCCCAGCAGCGTCATCAACTGCCCGTAGGCCATCACCAGGCTGACCAGGCAGAACCGCAGCCCGCGTGCGATTTCGGGCCGGGTAAAGCCGGTCACATGGGCGCCCAGCGCCAGCAGGCCGACCCCCAGCAGGAATGAAATCAGCTTGACCGCCATCTGCGATCCCAGCGGCAGCAGCGTCAGCGCCGCCCCCAGAACGGTGTCGCCGAACAGCCCGCCCAGCCCATAGCTGTGGGTGGCCTGCCAGCCCGCGCCCGGCACCAGCGTCGCCGCATAGACCGAGGCCAGCGCGATCGCGATCGGGGCAAAGATCAGCCGCCCCACGGCCCGGTCCGCATGCCAGTGCAGCGCGAACCGCAGCCCCCAGATCACCGCGACCAGCGCGATGCCCCAGGCGCCCTTGCCCGCGATCATGATCAGCGGGGCCGCGACCGAGGCTCCGACACGGCCCAGCCAGTTCTGCACCGGCGCATCGGTCGACACCATCCAGTTCGGGTCGTCGGGGCTGTAGGACCAGATCATCGCCGCCACGGCCAGCCCGAAGCAGATCATGGCGATACCGATCAGTTCCCGGCCCCGCCGCTCCAGTGCCTCCTGCATGTTGCTGTCCAGAAGCGGATCCCGGCTGCGTGTCTGATATGCCATACCTTACCCTCGTTCCCTACGCGTAGAGACAGTCGCGCAGGTCACTCAGCCCGCGCCGTGTCTCGTCCATTGGGGCCACCATCGCGACCCTGATATATCCCTTGCCGGGATTGTCCCGGCCCTCGCCCCGCGCGAGATAGGCGCCGGGCAACACCCGCACCCCGGTTTCCCGCCACAGCTTCAGCGTTGCGGCCTCGCCATCCTCGACCGGCAACCACAAGAAGAACCCGGCCCGTGGCGGCAGGTAGCCCGGCACACCGCCAAAGACCTCATCCGCGAGCGTGTATTTCCGCCGGTAGAGCGCCCGGTTGTCCTCGACATGCGCCTCGTCCGCCCAGGCCCGCGCGGCGGCGGCCTGCAGCGGCGTCGGCAGCGGCGCACCGGAATAGGCGCGCAGCTGGTGGATGCGGGCGATGCTGTCCGGTCCCCCGGCAACGAAGCCCGACCGCAGGCCGGGCAGGTTCGACCGTTTCGACAGCGAATGAAACACCAGCACCCGTTCCGGGTCGGCCCCGGTTTCGGCGGCCACCTGCAACGCGCCCGGCGGCGGGTCGCCGCGATAGAGCTCGGCATAGCATTCATCCGCGAAGATGCGGAAATCGTGTTTCTCCGCCAGTGCCAGCAGGTCGCGCCAGTAATCGCGCCCGGCCACCGCCCCCTGCGGATTGGCGGGCGAACAGACATAGGCAATCACGGTGCGGTCCAGCACCTCGCCCGGCAGCGCCGCGAAATCGGGCAGGTGACCGGTTTCGGCGGTGGCCGGGACATAGACGGGTTCGGCCCCCACCGACAGCGCGGCGACCATGTAGACCTGGTAGAACGGGTTGGGGATCAGCACCGCCGGGCGCTGGCCGCCTTTCCTTTCGGGCCCGAGTGCCATCGCCGCGTTGTAGAGCCCCTCGCGGGTGCCGTTCAGCGCCATCAACTGGCGGTCGGGATCGACCGAAACGCCGTAGCGGCGCGACAGCCAGGCCGCGATCGCGCCCAGCAGCTCGGGCGAGCCGTTGTTGGGCGGATAGCTGTTGAAGCCCGCGACATTCGCGGCGATCACCTGCGCGATCCAGGGCGGGAACGGGTGGCGCGGTTCGCCGATGGACATATGCCGCACCTCGCCGCCGGGCGAATGCCCGTCGAGCAGCGCGCGCAGGCGCGGGAACGCATAGTCCGGTAGGTTCGAAAACCGCTCGGGATAATCCATCGAAACTGCCTCAGGTCGGGGTCGTTGTTCGCCCCGGATTTCGTCCAGATTACAGACGCACGCCCGCCCCGTCCAGAAAAAGGCAGGCGAGTCCCGGCAGTTGTGGCTTTCAGGCCAGCACCCGTTCGGCCGCGGCACCCAGCCTCAGCAATGCCTCTTCGCCCATCGGCGCACCCATCAGGCAGAGACCGCAGGACGGCGTGCCCGTCGGCAGGTTCAGCGCGCTCAGCCCCATCAGATTGCCGATGCGGGTGTTGCGCAGGACCAGCAGGTTCTGGGACTTGTAATAGTCCGGGTCCGAGGCCAGCCGGTCCAGCTGCGGCGGCACGGTCGGCACGGTGGGGCACAGCACGGCGTCGAACCCCGCCACGGCGCGGCGCCAAGTGGCGCGGACCCGGTCCAGCGCGGCCCAGGCGGCGACATAATCCGGCCCGGAATGGCTGGCGCCGAGCCGGAACCGGTCGCGTATCTCGGGGAACATGGCGTCGGGGCTGGCCTCGATCGCCGCGCGCCACTGCCCGTAGGCCTCGGTGGTATAGAGAACGCCCGACAGCGCCAGCGCATCGGACAGTTCCGGCACCTGCAACGGCTCGAGCCGCGCGCCCGCCCGTTCCAGCCTGGTGCAGGCCGCGTCGAACGCCGCCCGCGGGGCATCGTGCAGGTCATCCAGCGCCACGGTTTCCAGCACCGCCAGCCGCCGCCCGTCCAGCCGCGCGCCGCGCAGGTCGGCCGGTTGCCCGCCTTCCAGCAGGGCGAGATACAGCGCCGCATCCTCGACGCTGCGGGCCAGCGGCCCGACCGTGTCGAATTTCGGACAGAGCGGCACGATACCGTCCAGGGGCACTCTGCCGGCGGTGGTTTTCAACCCCACGAGATCGTTCCACGCGGACGGCACCCGCACGGATCCGCCGGTATCCGACCCGATCCCGCAGGCGGCCAGCCCGAACGCGACCGATGCCGCCGCCCCCGAGGACGACCCGCCCGGCGCGGCACCGGCGTCGTTGACGCAGGGCGATGTCGCCTTGACCGGGTTCAGCCCCAGCCCGGAAAACGCCAGTTCGCTCATATGGGTCTTGCCCAGGCAGACCGCGCCCATCGCGGTGGCGTTGCGCAGCACCGGGGCATCCCGGTCGGGCACCCGCCCCTTCAGCAGGTCCGACCCGGCCTCGGTCACGATGCCGGCACTGTCGAACAGGTCTTTCCAGCTTATCGGAACACCATCGACCAGCGAACGCCGCTGCCCGGTGCGGGCGCGGATGCGGGCGGCGCGGGCCTCGGCCAGGGCGCGGCCCGGGGTCGCGCGGGCATAGATGCGGTCGCTCATCGGATGGGCCGCGATGGCATCCAGATAGGCCTGCGCCAGATCGACCGGGTCGATGTCGCCCGCCGCGATGCCGCGCCCCAGATCCCCCGCCGTCATCGTCAACCAGTTCGACATGCACCCGTCCTTTCGCGTTTTCCGGAACGGTAGCGACAGGACCGCGCATGGACAATCCCGTCCCGGCACGCATAGTGCCACCATGGAACTGAACAGTGATGTCCTGATCGTCGGAGGCGGGCTGAACGGCCCGGCCCTTGCGCTGGCCCTGGCCCGCGCCGGACATTCCGTCACCGTGATCGACGCCCTCGCCGCCAGCGCCCGGCGCGATGCCGATTTCGACGGTCGCGCCTATGCGCTGGCGCTGTCATCGCAACGGCTGCTGGCGGCGACGGGGATCTGGCCGCGCGTGGCGGATGACGCCCAGCCGATGCTGGAAATCAAGGTCACCGACGGCCATGCCGGGTCCGGGCCATCGCCGTTCTGGATGCATTTCGACCATGCCGAGATCGAGGAAGGCCCGATGGGTTTCATGGTCGAGGACCGGCACCTGCGCCGCGCCTTCCTGGACGCGATGGCGGACCAGCCTGCCATCACGCAGGTCACCGGGCGTGTCGTGGCGCAGGACACCCGGCCCGGGCGCACGGTGCTGACGCTCGTGGGTGGCGAAACCCTGGCCGGAAAGGTCCTGATCGGGTGCGACGGACGCGCCAGCGGCACCGCCCGCCGTGCGGGGATCGGGCGCACCGAATGGGATTATGGCCAGACCGCGCTGGTCTGCGCCATCGCCCATGAAAAACCCCATGACGGCATCGCACACCAGTTTTTCATGCCGCCGGGTCCGCTGGCGATCCTGCCGCTGAAGGACAACCGCTGTTCCATCGTCTGGAGCGAGCGCCACGACACCGCCCGGACCATCGCCGCGCTGGACGACGCCGCCTATCTCGAGGTGCTGCGCCCGCGGTTCGGCGATTTCCTCGGCGACATCGCGCTGGCGGGCGCGCGGTTTTCGTATCCGCTGGGCCTGACCGTGGCCAACAGCTTTGTCACCGAGCGGCTGGCGCTGGTGGGCGACGCGGCGCACGGGCTGCACCCGATCGCCGGACAGGGGCTGAATGCCGGGCTGCGCGACGTGGCCGCCCTGGCCGAGGTGCTGACCGATGCGGCACGGCGCGGAGAAGATATCGGCGCGGCCCCGGTTCTGGACCGCTACCAGCAGTGGCGCCGGTTCGACACCGCCACGCTGGCACTGGCGACCGATACGTTCAACAGGCTGTTTTCCAACGACAATCCGCTGCTACGGCTGGGCCGGGACCTGGGCATGGGGCTGGTCGGCGCCCTGCCCGGCCTGCGGCGCGGGTTCATCCGCGAGGCTGCGGGGCTGACCGGCGATCTGCCCCGGCTCATGCGGGGCCGGCCGCTCTGACCGCCTGCGCGGCAATGTCCTGACGGATCAGATCCTTGTAGAGATCCCGGATGCGCGCCATCACCGGCCGGTCGCCGGAACCGATCGGCTTGCCGTCGATTTCGGCAACCGGGGTCTGGGCGCCGAAGGTTCCGGTCAGGAACGCCTCGTCCGCGCCATAGGCCTCGTAGAGCGAGTAGTTCTTTTCGAAGACCGGGATGCCATTGTCGCGGCACAGGTCGATCACCTTGGCCCGCGTGACCCCGTTCATGCAGTAGTCGCCGCTGCTGGTCCACACCTCGCCCCGCCGCACGATGAAGAAATTGCAGGCATTGGTGGTGTTCACGAAGCCATGCGGGTCCAGCATCAGACCTTCGTCTGCGCCCGCCTGTTCGGCCTGCAGGCAGGCAATCACGCAGTTCAGCTTGGAATGGCTGTTGAACTTGGCGTCCTGGCTGTTCGGCAGGCCGCGCACCTGCGGCACGGTCGCCAGCCGGATACCGCGCGCGGCAAGCCCGTCGGCGGGTTTCGAATGTTCCATGATGATCACCAGCGTCGGCCCCGACCGCGACAGGGACGGGTGCTGGAACGGCTTGACCTTGACGCCCCGCGTCAGCATCAACCGGCAATGCACATCCGTCGTCATGCCGTTGGCGGCGGCGGTGCGGGTCAGCGCATCGAGAATACCCGCCCTATCCATCCCGACATCGAGGCTGACCGCCTTGCACGAGTTGAAGAAGCGATCCATGTGGTCGTCGAAAAACGCCCAGTGCCCGTCATAAAGCCGCAGCCCCTCCCACATACCGTCGCCGAGCATGAACCCGCTGTCATAAACCGACACTTTCGCATCGTCGCGATGCACGATCTCGCCGTTCACATAGATCCTTATATCGCGGTTGCGGGCATCGTCCTCGGCATCATGGGTGGTGAGGCTGCCGGTCTCGGGGTCTGTGGTCATGGGCGGTCCGTCGCGCTGGGGTAAAAACAGGACAGGATTGCCCGCTGCACCCCCGGATTGTCAACGGCGCGCGGCCCGGCAACGAAAAAGGCCGCACCCGGCGGGCGCGGCCTCAGTTATCGTCGCGGGAAAGGCCGGTTACTCGGCGCTTTCCTTCTTCTCGCGGGCGACTTCCTCGCCGGTTTCCTGGTCGACGACCTTCATCGACAGGCGCACCTTGCCGCGATCGTCAAAGCCCAGCAGCTTGACCTTCACTTCCTGACCTTCCTTCAGCACGTCGGACGGATGGTTCAGTCGGCGGTTTTCGATCTGGGACACATGCACCAGGCCGTCACGTTTGCCAAAGAAGTTCACGAAGGCGCCGAAATCGACGATCTTGACGACCTTGCCGGTATAGATCGCGCCTTCCTCGGGCTCGGCCACGATCGCGTGGATCATGTCATAGGCCTTCTGGATGGCTTCGCCGTTGGGCGATGCGATCTTGATGACGCCGTCATCGTTGATGTCGACCTTGGCGCCGGACACCTCGACGATCTCGCGGATCACCTTGCCGCCCGAGCCGATCACTTCGCGGATCTTGTCGGTGGGGATGTTCATGGTTTCGATACGCGGTGCGTGAACCGAGAATTCGCCGGCGCCGGACAGCGCCTTGTTCATCTCGCCCAGGATGTGCATCCGGCCGTCTTTCGCCTGTGCCAGCGCCTTTTCCATGATTTCCGGCGTGATGCCCGCGACCTTGATGTCCATCTGCAGCGAGGTGATGCCGTTTTCGGTGCCCGCCACCTTGAAGTCCATATCGCCGAGGTGGTCCTCGTCGCCCAGGATGTCGGTCAGCACCGCGTAGGACCCGTCCTCTTCGAGGATCAGACCCATCGCCACGCCGGCAACCGCGGATTTCAGCGGCACGCCCGCATCCATCATCGACAGCGACCCGCCACAGACCGAGGCCATCGACGACGACCCGTTCGATTCGGTGATCTCGGAGACCAGCCGGACCGTGTAGGGGAAATCGGTCGGGGCCGGCAGCACCGCCTGCAGCGCGCGCCAGGCCAGCTTGCCGTGGCCGATTTCGCGGCGGCCCGGAGGTCCGACGCGGCCAACCTCGCCAACCGAATAGGGCGGGAAGTTGTAATGCAGCAGGAAGTTCGACTTGAAGGTGCCGTGCAGCGCGTCGATGAACTGTTCGTCATCGCCGGTGCCCAGCGTCGTCACCACCAGGCCCTGGGTTTCGCCGCGGGTGAACAGCGCCGAACCGTGGGTGCGCGGCAGCAGGCCGGTTTCACAGCTGATCGGGCGCACATCGGTGGTCGAGCGTCCGTCGATCCGCTTGCCGCCCTTGACCACGTCGCCGCGCAGGATGCCGGCTTCGAGTTTCTTGAGCGCCGAGCCCAGATTGGCGTCGCCCAGCTGTTCTTCGGTCAGCGCGGCCTTGATCGTCTCGCGCGCGGCGGCGACGGCGGCGGTGCGGTCCTGTTTGTCGGTGATCGCGAACGCGGCGCGCATCTGCTCTTCGCCGGCGGCCTGCACCGCGGCGAACAGGTCGGAATAATCCGGCGCCTGGAAATCGAACGGCTCTTTCGCGGCGGATTCGGCCAGCGAAATGATCAGGTCGATCACCGGCTGGATCTGTTCGTGGGCAAAGGTCACCGCGCCCAGCATCTCGGCTTCCGACAGCTCATAGGCTTCGGATTCGACCATCATCACCGCGTCCTTGGTCCCGGCGACGACCAGGTCCAGCCGCTGTTCGGGGTTCAGGCGCAGGTCGTGCATGTCGTCCACGGTCGGGTTCAGCACATATTCGCCATCGGCAAACCCGACGCGGCAGCCGGCGATCGGCCCCATGAACGGCACGCCCGAGATGGTCAGCGCGGCGGACGCGGCGATCATCGCCACGATATCCGGGTCATTGACCAGGTCGTGGCTCAGTACGGTGCACATCACCAGCACTTCGTTCTTGAAGCCCGGCACGAACAGCGGGCGGATCGGTCGGTCGATCAGGCGCGCGGTCAGCGTTTCCTTTTCGGTCGGGCGCGCCTCGCGCTTGAAGAAACCGCCCGGCACCTTGCCGGCGGCATAGTATTTTTCCTGGTAGTGGACGGTCAGCGGAAAGAAATCCTGCCCGGGCTTCTGCTCGCGGGCATAGGTCACGTTGGCCATCACACGGGTTTCGCCCAGCGTGGCGATCACGGACCCGTCCGCCTGTCGGGCAACCTTGCCGGTTTCCAGCGTGAGCGTCTCCTCGCCCCACTGCATGGTCTTCGTCGTTATGTCAAACATCTAGCGTATCCTGATTGGGAGCGCTCCCGGGCCCTTCCCGGGTCTCCCGATTTCGTGGCGGCCCCATTGCCGCCGACCCCTGTCCTTTGCACAACGCCGGGGTCGCAGCGTCACGTCTCAGATTCTGCGCGAATACAGGAACGGACATGAAATTGAAAGGGGTTGGGAACCACCGCGTTCCCCTTCTTTCCGCGCAGCGATCCACCGCAGGGCACGCACGCCGCGCCCTGCCCCGGGCCGTTTCCGCATGGCCACGTCACCGCAGGCCGAAGGGGGTTCAGCGCCCGATATGGTCCAGAACGAAATCGGCGCGCGCCCCGACACCGGCCAGCGGCAGCTGCACGAGGTCATAGCCGGGCCGGCAATAGGTTTCGGCCATGATCCGGCCGGTGGCCTCGGCCTCCCGCCGGTCCTGCCTGCGCTCGGTATCCCGGCCATAGATCTCGTCCCAGTAGGGGGCGAAAAATACGGTTCGGCTGTATCGAAACACATGCGCCGCCTTCTCGACATGCGCGGGGACGGGCAGGCCGCAGAGGGTCAGATAGCCGATCACGTCGGGGAGGCCGCGATCCATCAGGACCGGGCCGGTCATCGCCGACGCCGCGTGGTGGGACCGGAGGTCCCAGCCGAGCATATGTTCGGCAAAACCCGCCCGGTCCGCCCAGGGCAGGGCCGTTCCTCCGATCCTGACCTGATCGCGGATGATCGCCCGGCCGGCCTCGGGCATCGTCCCCAGGCCCCGGCGCGCCAGGGCTTCGGTCAGGCTGGTCTTTCCCGCTCCGGGGCCGCCGGTCACAACGAATAAATGGTCACACATGCACCATCCTCTGCGGTATCACATGGGGGATGTCACGCGGGCCGCGACCGCATGGTCGGCGGCGCAGGTCCGGGCGGTGACACGAACGCGATGATACCGGCAAAGGCGACGGCCGCAAGGGTATCCGAAACGGATCGGATGATACGGCGGCGGGCAGAAAAAAACACGCCCGGATGGCCGGGCGTGCTGCTTGCATTTTCGCTCCGGGACGCGGAGGCGTCAGCGGCGCAGACCCAGGCGCTTGATCAGGTCCTGATAGCGAGCCTCGTCCTTGCCCTTGAGGTAATCCAGCAGCTTGCGGCGCTGGGCCACCATTTTCAGAAGCCCACGGCGACCGTGGTTGTCCTTCTTATGGGTCTTGAAATGCTCGGTCAGCGTTGCGATGCGCGAGCTCAGGATGGCAACCTGCACTTCGGGCGAACCGGTGTCGCCGTCCTTGGTTGCGAATTCCTTCATCACACGGGTCTTTTCCGCGGCAGTAATCGACATCGGGGTCTCCTTTACGGGTTGGAGTGAATGGCGCAGGCCGGGATGTCGTCCAGCACAGGCCCATGGAGAATATCCCGCACCGTCCCGCCCGGAAGCCAGCCCCGGAGATTCGAATGCGGATGCGCGCGTATAGGCGGTCTGAACCGGAAAGGCAAAGGGTTCGTGGGAATGCCCCGATCA
This is a stretch of genomic DNA from Pukyongiella litopenaei. It encodes these proteins:
- the rpsO gene encoding 30S ribosomal protein S15; this encodes MSITAAEKTRVMKEFATKDGDTGSPEVQVAILSSRIATLTEHFKTHKKDNHGRRGLLKMVAQRRKLLDYLKGKDEARYQDLIKRLGLRR